A genomic region of Erythrobacter sp. SCSIO 43205 contains the following coding sequences:
- a CDS encoding iron ABC transporter permease, with protein MAKTRVTEMGLKQSAPPPASGLVQRHSLLDGWSVGAMVLAALAFLPIAAILISAPDGGFEAISHLASTVLWRYTANTLALMAMAGGFALVFGTGSAWLVSATRFPGRSILAWALVLPLALPAYIAAYLYGDMLDFVGPVQTAFRAATGLGPGDYWFPQIRSLPGGAFVLGIVLYPYVYLLARAAFAAQSLSQFRAARSLGATPTRAFWQVALPAARPAIAGGLALVLMEVLADFGVAQYFAIPTFSTGIFRSWLSMGDKQAALKLAAVMLLFVVALIILEARTRQGRAASKDASRDDEALVQLSRLGKVLALLFCAVPVALGFLIPAGYLITMSMTPEAISAAGDLWSYAGASLRLGLGAGALCVIAALLLAFAKARSQSQLVKASIRVSTLGYALPGALLAVGLLAPLGAVDVGLTRLLRDTLGYSGGLILTGTGAILIYALCVRFLTVAYNSVDGGMSKIPPSFAAAARSLGAGPARVLARIYAPLLSRSLAAAAALVFIDTVRELPATLILRPFNLETLATRTYRLASDERLVEASIPALLLLVAGLLPVLLLTRTGKR; from the coding sequence GTGGCTAAGACGCGCGTGACTGAGATGGGCCTTAAGCAATCCGCCCCTCCCCCTGCAAGTGGGCTTGTGCAACGCCATTCGCTTCTGGATGGGTGGAGCGTGGGCGCAATGGTGCTTGCCGCGCTTGCCTTTCTTCCCATTGCCGCAATCCTGATTTCAGCGCCAGATGGCGGGTTTGAGGCGATTTCTCACCTCGCAAGCACAGTTTTGTGGCGCTACACCGCAAACACTCTGGCGCTGATGGCGATGGCGGGCGGATTTGCCCTTGTTTTCGGCACGGGAAGCGCTTGGTTAGTAAGCGCGACGCGTTTTCCGGGACGATCGATTCTGGCGTGGGCGCTGGTCCTACCGCTCGCTCTGCCCGCTTATATCGCGGCCTATCTTTATGGCGATATGCTCGACTTTGTTGGGCCAGTGCAAACCGCATTTCGCGCCGCGACTGGCCTTGGTCCGGGTGATTACTGGTTCCCGCAAATCCGCTCGCTTCCCGGCGGCGCATTCGTGCTCGGCATTGTGCTTTACCCATATGTCTACCTTCTCGCCCGCGCCGCTTTTGCTGCGCAAAGCCTGTCGCAATTCCGCGCCGCGCGCAGCCTTGGGGCAACCCCTACCCGCGCCTTCTGGCAAGTCGCCTTGCCTGCGGCGCGTCCGGCCATTGCAGGCGGATTGGCGCTGGTCCTGATGGAAGTTCTCGCCGATTTTGGTGTCGCGCAATATTTCGCCATACCCACCTTCTCGACCGGCATATTTCGCAGCTGGCTTTCGATGGGCGACAAACAGGCCGCATTGAAGCTTGCGGCGGTCATGCTGCTGTTCGTGGTCGCCCTGATCATCCTTGAGGCGCGAACCCGCCAAGGCCGCGCGGCGAGTAAGGACGCATCGCGCGACGATGAAGCGTTGGTGCAGCTCTCTCGCTTGGGCAAGGTGCTCGCGTTGCTCTTTTGCGCGGTGCCTGTGGCGCTCGGCTTCCTGATCCCGGCAGGCTATCTCATCACCATGTCGATGACGCCCGAAGCCATCTCAGCGGCGGGCGATCTGTGGTCCTATGCGGGCGCGAGTTTGCGTTTGGGACTTGGCGCTGGCGCGCTTTGCGTTATCGCCGCGCTCCTCCTTGCTTTTGCAAAAGCGCGTTCGCAAAGCCAGCTGGTGAAGGCCTCAATCCGCGTCTCCACCCTTGGTTATGCGCTTCCCGGCGCGCTCCTTGCCGTGGGACTGCTCGCGCCTCTTGGCGCGGTTGATGTTGGGCTCACTCGCCTGCTGCGAGACACGCTCGGCTATTCCGGCGGGCTCATTTTGACAGGCACGGGCGCGATCCTCATTTACGCTTTGTGCGTCCGTTTCCTCACCGTTGCTTACAACAGCGTCGATGGCGGGATGAGCAAGATCCCGCCCTCTTTCGCCGCCGCCGCGCGCTCTTTGGGAGCTGGCCCTGCGCGCGTCCTTGCCCGCATCTATGCGCCGCTCTTGAGCCGCAGCCTCGCTGCCGCCGCAGCGCTGGTGTTTATCGATACCGTGCGCGAGCTTCCGGCAACGCTGATCTTGCGGCCTTTCAATCTGGAGACTTTGGCAACGCGCACCTATCGCCTCGCCAGCGATGAACGGCTGGTCGAAGCCTCGATCCCCGCGCTCCTTTTGCTGGTTGCCGGGCTTTTGCCTGTGTTGCTTTTGACGAGAACTGGTAAGCGCTAG
- a CDS encoding hydroxyneurosporene dehydrogenase: MGSVFSPYYKASGRGTPLDHSSMNIALYGPKARWVMHERPKEDVRRDVHTLEIGASAMRWDGDHLTIDIEERDTRLFNPVHRRVAGRVRVYPEALNAASFALDPAENHIWHCMAPRARIEVEMEEPGLTWGGSGYFDHNRGSEPLESGFNTWHWSRAHMKEGAVVCYEGERGDGSLFASAIRFDKHCEASHVELPAIAPLPKSKWRVERRTRSEIGVAEVRRTWEDTPFYARSELSSKLFGEEVATVQESLDMRRFASPVVQFMLPFRMPRKPAT; the protein is encoded by the coding sequence ATGGGCAGCGTCTTCTCGCCCTATTACAAGGCATCGGGAAGAGGCACGCCGCTTGACCATTCTTCCATGAATATCGCGCTTTACGGTCCAAAAGCACGCTGGGTCATGCACGAGCGGCCCAAGGAGGACGTGCGGCGAGATGTGCATACGCTCGAAATCGGGGCAAGCGCGATGCGCTGGGATGGCGATCATCTGACGATTGATATTGAGGAACGCGATACGCGGCTTTTCAATCCCGTTCATCGCCGGGTCGCAGGGCGCGTGCGGGTTTATCCCGAAGCGCTCAATGCTGCGAGCTTTGCGCTTGATCCGGCGGAGAACCACATCTGGCACTGCATGGCGCCGCGCGCGCGGATCGAGGTCGAGATGGAGGAGCCGGGCCTGACATGGGGAGGCAGCGGATATTTTGACCACAATCGCGGGTCAGAACCGTTGGAGAGCGGTTTTAACACCTGGCACTGGTCGCGGGCGCATATGAAGGAGGGCGCGGTCGTCTGTTACGAAGGCGAGCGCGGCGATGGCTCGCTTTTTGCCAGCGCCATCCGCTTTGATAAACATTGCGAGGCGTCTCACGTGGAGCTTCCCGCGATTGCGCCTTTGCCTAAAAGCAAATGGCGCGTGGAGAGGCGCACGCGCTCTGAAATCGGGGTGGCTGAGGTTAGGCGCACGTGGGAGGATACGCCCTTTTATGCGCGCTCGGAATTGTCTTCAAAATTGTTTGGAGAGGAGGTCGCGACTGTGCAGGAAAGCCTTGATATGCGGCGGTTTGCCTCGCCAGTGGTGCAGTTCATGCTGCCGTTTCGGATGCCCAGAAAGCCAGCGACGTAA
- a CDS encoding magnesium chelatase subunit D — protein MSGASTPVDPLNDASIAATLFTQNPLGFGGMVLRGSSPERDALVTAIADKHPTRRLPAHVDDERLLGGIDIAASLAAGRPVETRGLLTEADGTVLIVPMAERMDEALAGRLAQALDDKRVALILLDDAREADEGPPPSLMERLAFQCDLTHSREREASLGPAQRGEAAPLNDEALGAIAATGAALGVHSVRALIHASEAARAHAAMAGRDEVERADLEAAARLVLAPRAKQLPPPPQEPEADDAPPPEPGEDPQENNQQSTDQKLEDKVVEAAAAAIPADLLAQLAKGLAPRAPGASGSGQKRKSGLRGKPLGARPGMPRGGARLAMIDTLRAAVPWQGVRQREVGAESDAPLIMRKDDLRVRRFEEKAARVTIFAVDASGSAAAARLAEAKGAVELMLAQAYVTRSEVALIAFRGEVAELLLPPTRSLTRARRALAELPGGGGTPLAMGLNTARELAHSVRGRGRTPSLIVLTDGRANIGADGQPGRRQAGEDAKNAAKAIARERLDALVVDISARASREGGELAEAMQARYLALPRADAKTLHTAICGIEPA, from the coding sequence GTGAGCGGGGCAAGCACCCCGGTCGATCCCCTTAACGACGCTAGCATCGCCGCAACGCTCTTCACCCAAAATCCGCTGGGCTTTGGCGGCATGGTGCTGCGGGGAAGCTCGCCTGAGCGTGACGCTTTGGTGACAGCGATTGCGGATAAACACCCAACCCGCCGCTTGCCCGCTCATGTCGATGACGAACGGCTGCTGGGCGGGATCGACATAGCGGCGAGCTTGGCCGCTGGAAGGCCGGTTGAGACGAGAGGCCTGCTGACCGAGGCCGATGGCACAGTGCTGATCGTGCCGATGGCTGAACGCATGGATGAAGCTTTGGCAGGGCGATTGGCACAGGCTTTGGACGACAAACGCGTGGCGCTGATCCTGCTAGACGATGCGCGCGAGGCCGATGAGGGGCCACCGCCCTCGCTGATGGAGCGGCTCGCGTTTCAGTGTGATCTTACCCATTCGCGCGAGCGTGAGGCATCGCTTGGGCCTGCCCAAAGGGGCGAGGCTGCTCCCCTCAATGATGAAGCGCTCGGCGCGATTGCGGCGACGGGTGCCGCTTTGGGAGTGCACTCAGTGCGCGCGCTGATCCATGCAAGCGAGGCGGCGCGGGCTCATGCAGCGATGGCGGGGCGCGATGAGGTTGAACGCGCTGACCTTGAGGCAGCCGCACGCCTTGTGCTGGCCCCGCGCGCGAAGCAGCTCCCCCCGCCTCCGCAAGAGCCCGAAGCGGACGATGCGCCGCCGCCCGAACCGGGCGAGGACCCGCAAGAGAACAATCAGCAATCCACCGACCAAAAGCTCGAAGACAAGGTGGTCGAAGCCGCTGCTGCCGCCATCCCCGCCGACCTTTTAGCCCAGCTCGCCAAGGGTCTTGCCCCGCGTGCACCGGGCGCGTCGGGATCAGGGCAAAAGCGCAAGAGCGGGCTTCGCGGCAAGCCTCTGGGTGCGCGTCCCGGAATGCCTCGCGGCGGCGCTCGCCTCGCCATGATCGACACATTGCGCGCGGCAGTCCCGTGGCAGGGGGTGCGGCAGCGCGAAGTGGGCGCGGAGAGCGATGCGCCGCTGATCATGCGCAAAGACGACCTGCGCGTTCGCCGCTTTGAGGAGAAGGCCGCGCGGGTTACCATCTTTGCCGTCGATGCCTCCGGCTCGGCTGCCGCAGCTCGCCTTGCCGAAGCCAAGGGCGCGGTCGAGCTGATGCTTGCCCAAGCCTATGTCACCCGCAGCGAGGTTGCGCTTATCGCCTTTCGCGGGGAGGTTGCCGAATTGCTGCTTCCTCCCACACGCTCGCTCACCAGAGCCCGCCGCGCACTCGCCGAACTTCCCGGTGGAGGCGGCACGCCGCTTGCCATGGGCCTCAATACCGCGCGCGAGCTTGCGCATTCGGTGCGGGGGCGCGGGCGAACACCCAGCCTCATCGTCCTCACCGACGGGCGCGCCAATATCGGAGCAGACGGCCAGCCCGGACGCCGCCAAGCGGGCGAAGATGCGAAGAACGCCGCCAAGGCGATTGCGCGCGAGAGGCTGGACGCGCTTGTGGTCGACATCTCCGCACGCGCCAGCCGCGAAGGAGGCGAGCTCGCCGAGGCCATGCAGGCGCGATACCTTGCCCTACCGCGCGCCGACGCGAAGACGCTACACACTGCGATCTGCGGCATTGAACCGGCATGA
- a CDS encoding methyltransferase, with protein MAQLSSKASWKVRYVARRNAVFANPRFQYWCAKLPLVNRIARARAGEAFDLIAGFTYSQILRSYVESGLFDLLQSGPVGHAHVAAELGLSHDASLTLLRAGRALRLSEEPIADGWMLGEAGAVLAADQGAQAMVRHHRLLYRDLADPMELLRKDRKEPTELSRFWSYAGALHGAAERGAQTAEYSELMAASQHFVADQVLASYRFPKHARLLDVGGGHGAFLTRMGAAFDGLHLGLFDLPEVTETGAKILAERFGEARVSAHPGNFFEDRVPRGYDVVSLVRILHDHDDEAALKILTNIRKGLEPGAHLLIAEPMTRVPGAEGMGEAFFGMYLWAMGSGRARSASEYAVMARKAGFARTKNVPTPQPVNASILLAFA; from the coding sequence TTGGCTCAATTGTCATCAAAAGCCTCTTGGAAAGTGCGCTATGTCGCGCGCCGCAATGCGGTGTTTGCAAACCCGCGCTTCCAGTATTGGTGCGCCAAACTCCCGCTGGTGAACCGTATCGCCAGAGCGCGCGCGGGCGAGGCGTTCGACCTCATCGCAGGCTTCACCTATTCGCAGATTTTGCGCAGCTATGTTGAAAGCGGGCTGTTTGATTTGCTGCAATCCGGCCCTGTGGGCCACGCACACGTCGCCGCCGAGCTTGGCCTTAGCCATGATGCCAGCCTCACTTTGCTAAGGGCAGGCCGCGCGCTACGCCTTTCCGAAGAACCCATCGCAGACGGCTGGATGCTGGGTGAAGCGGGCGCGGTGCTGGCCGCAGACCAAGGCGCGCAGGCGATGGTGCGCCACCACCGCCTCCTTTACCGCGATCTGGCTGACCCGATGGAACTCCTTCGTAAAGACCGCAAAGAGCCAACCGAATTGTCGCGCTTCTGGTCCTATGCAGGCGCGCTTCACGGCGCGGCGGAGCGCGGGGCGCAGACCGCGGAATATTCCGAGCTTATGGCCGCCTCGCAGCACTTTGTCGCCGATCAGGTGCTAGCCTCCTATCGCTTTCCCAAACACGCGAGACTGCTTGATGTGGGCGGCGGGCACGGCGCGTTCCTGACCCGCATGGGCGCAGCGTTTGATGGCCTGCACCTGGGTCTTTTTGACCTTCCCGAAGTGACTGAGACGGGCGCAAAAATTCTTGCCGAGCGGTTCGGGGAAGCGCGCGTATCAGCGCATCCGGGCAATTTCTTCGAGGATCGAGTGCCGCGCGGCTATGACGTCGTCTCGCTCGTGCGCATCCTGCATGATCACGACGATGAGGCAGCGCTCAAAATCCTCACCAATATCCGCAAAGGGCTGGAGCCGGGGGCTCACCTTCTCATCGCAGAACCGATGACTCGCGTTCCGGGAGCCGAGGGCATGGGAGAGGCGTTTTTCGGGATGTATCTGTGGGCAATGGGCTCTGGCCGAGCACGCAGCGCTAGCGAATACGCGGTCATGGCGCGCAAGGCGGGCTTTGCTCGGACCAAAAATGTGCCCACACCCCAACCTGTTAACGCCAGTATCCTCCTGGCCTTTGCGTAA
- the crtD gene encoding 1-hydroxycarotenoid 3,4-desaturase CrtD gives MKSVVIIGAGMGGLAAAARLSARGIGVTLVESRDEVGGKAARVVVDGVEIDAGPTVFTMRDVFDSIFEDAGARLEDFVSVKKAEVLARHAWSGEEQGADALDLYADPKRSIDAIGDFAGLEAARGYARFQAETARMYEILNEPMMRGDNVSSPLPLLWRIGLTKFGDFAAMRPHKSMWKALGEFFPDPRLQQLFGRYSTYCGSSPFAAPATLMLIAHVEAMGVWLIEGGINALAIALRRLAEVKGADFRMGQRVTEILLDDAGDACGVRLDNGEVIRADSVICNADPNAIATGYFGQSASRAVKPLPVSKRSLSALVWYAHAETGGFDLTHHNVFFSSDYAREFDEIASGRPPSEPTAYVCALDRSADLKAATAPHGRARNSRERLQIIVNAPANGDAHGDRLSYDPKENDRCTHQMLRTLKRCGLTLEDEMPHALATPATWERLFPATGGALYGRASHGSAASFLRQGPRTRIRRLYCAGGATHPSAGVPMAALSGLLAAKKVEQDHASMRTYHRAATPGGISTRSATTEPTPSR, from the coding sequence TTGAAGTCGGTCGTCATCATCGGCGCAGGCATGGGAGGGTTAGCGGCAGCGGCCCGTCTCTCGGCGCGCGGGATTGGCGTCACCCTCGTGGAATCGAGGGACGAAGTGGGAGGAAAGGCTGCCCGCGTCGTGGTGGATGGCGTCGAGATTGATGCAGGCCCCACCGTTTTCACCATGCGCGATGTCTTTGATTCAATTTTCGAAGACGCAGGCGCGCGACTCGAAGACTTTGTGAGCGTCAAAAAGGCTGAGGTGCTCGCCCGCCATGCGTGGTCTGGGGAGGAGCAAGGGGCCGATGCGCTCGATCTTTACGCCGATCCGAAGCGCAGCATCGATGCGATAGGCGACTTTGCCGGACTGGAGGCGGCGCGCGGATATGCCCGGTTTCAGGCGGAAACCGCAAGGATGTATGAGATCCTCAATGAGCCGATGATGCGCGGCGACAATGTGTCGAGCCCGCTGCCGCTTTTATGGCGCATTGGTTTGACGAAATTTGGCGATTTTGCCGCGATGCGCCCGCACAAGTCCATGTGGAAGGCTTTGGGCGAATTCTTCCCCGACCCGCGCCTCCAACAACTCTTTGGCCGCTATTCGACCTATTGCGGCTCCTCACCCTTTGCCGCGCCCGCAACCCTCATGCTGATCGCTCATGTCGAGGCGATGGGTGTGTGGCTGATCGAGGGCGGGATCAATGCGCTTGCGATTGCTTTGCGGCGGTTGGCTGAGGTCAAGGGCGCTGACTTTCGCATGGGGCAGCGCGTCACTGAAATTCTGCTCGATGACGCAGGAGACGCCTGCGGCGTGCGCCTGGACAATGGCGAAGTCATCCGCGCCGATAGCGTCATATGCAACGCCGACCCCAACGCGATTGCGACGGGGTATTTCGGGCAAAGCGCCTCGCGCGCGGTCAAGCCACTGCCCGTGTCCAAGCGCTCGCTTTCAGCATTGGTCTGGTACGCTCATGCAGAAACAGGCGGCTTTGATCTCACCCATCACAACGTCTTTTTCTCCAGTGATTACGCCCGCGAATTCGACGAGATCGCCAGCGGCCGACCCCCGAGCGAACCCACCGCTTATGTATGCGCGCTTGACCGCAGTGCGGACCTGAAAGCCGCCACCGCGCCGCACGGCCGCGCCAGAAATTCAAGAGAACGCCTGCAAATCATCGTCAATGCGCCAGCAAATGGTGACGCCCATGGCGACCGCCTTTCCTACGATCCCAAGGAGAATGACCGATGCACCCATCAGATGCTGAGGACTCTGAAACGATGCGGCCTCACGCTGGAGGACGAGATGCCTCACGCGCTCGCGACGCCGGCCACGTGGGAGCGCCTCTTCCCGGCAACCGGGGGGGCTCTATATGGCAGAGCGTCGCACGGCTCGGCGGCCTCATTCCTGAGACAGGGGCCGCGCACGCGGATCAGGAGGCTATACTGCGCTGGGGGAGCGACGCATCCTTCAGCGGGCGTCCCGATGGCCGCCTTATCCGGGCTGCTTGCGGCGAAAAAGGTCGAACAGGACCACGCTTCGATGCGCACATACCACCGGGCGGCTACACCTGGTGGTATATCGACGCGATCAGCGACGACGGAGCCCACGCCCTCACGATAA
- the bchO gene encoding alpha/beta fold hydrolase BchO → MSRSLNWEREGRLWPHREASEFISQGHATWHVQRFGQAGQPRILLLHGTGGSVHSWRGLAPILADDYELLAPDLPRHAFTTGHAPDDTSLVGMARAIRDLLGATGFAPDMIIGHSAGAALALQGALDHGFNGPIVGLNAALRPFPGPAAEIFPAIAKLLFVNPLVPRVFSKMASFGEEAERFIYRSTRSHIDQEGLACYAALIKNAAHTKGALSMMANWDLPTLRSRMGEITNPVLMVHSDMDAAIPLDWAQEAHGWLPTSRLEVLAGLGHLAHEEAPELAAQQILDFAQETLGEDL, encoded by the coding sequence ATGAGCCGTTCACTCAACTGGGAGCGCGAAGGACGCCTGTGGCCCCATCGCGAGGCAAGCGAATTTATTTCTCAAGGCCACGCGACATGGCACGTTCAACGCTTCGGGCAGGCAGGGCAGCCCCGCATTCTCCTTCTCCACGGCACCGGGGGGTCTGTCCACTCATGGCGCGGGCTCGCACCGATCTTGGCGGATGATTACGAGCTTCTGGCGCCCGATCTGCCCCGGCACGCCTTCACCACAGGACACGCGCCAGACGACACATCGCTCGTCGGTATGGCGCGCGCGATCCGCGACCTGCTCGGTGCTACCGGCTTTGCGCCCGACATGATCATCGGTCATTCCGCAGGCGCTGCGCTCGCACTGCAAGGCGCGCTCGATCATGGGTTCAACGGGCCTATCGTGGGTCTCAATGCCGCCCTTCGCCCCTTCCCCGGCCCTGCTGCTGAAATCTTCCCGGCGATTGCCAAGCTGCTTTTCGTGAACCCCCTCGTGCCGCGCGTTTTCTCCAAAATGGCGAGCTTTGGCGAAGAGGCGGAACGCTTCATCTATCGCTCGACCCGGTCGCACATCGATCAAGAGGGCCTTGCTTGTTACGCAGCGCTTATCAAGAACGCAGCCCACACCAAGGGCGCGCTGTCGATGATGGCCAATTGGGATCTGCCAACCCTGCGCAGCCGGATGGGCGAGATCACCAATCCCGTGCTGATGGTGCATTCGGACATGGACGCGGCAATCCCGCTGGATTGGGCTCAAGAGGCGCATGGCTGGCTGCCGACATCGCGATTGGAAGTGCTAGCGGGCCTTGGCCATTTGGCGCATGAAGAGGCTCCGGAACTCGCGGCTCAGCAAATTTTAGATTTCGCACAGGAGACGCTGGGGGAGGACCTCTGA
- a CDS encoding ATP-binding protein → MAKFPFSAIVGQDEMKQALLMAAVDGSLGGVMVFGDRGTGKSTAARALASLLPPITAHSNCPYGGSKEDAENYPDVCGGGPLRKRPVPFVDLPLGATEDRVVGSLDLEKALRSGEKGFEPGLLAKAHRGFLYIDEINLLEDHLVDLLLDVAASGENVVEREGLSVRHPAKFVLIGSGNPEEGELRPQLLDRFGLSVEVRTPETIETRVEIMRLVAANERDPEGFAAQWADEDAKILKQIARGKAKLAKLEPSEDILTDAAHLCMAVGADGLRGELTLMRAARALAALQGARSVKREHLIAVAPSALRHRLRRDVLDETGSTARITRAIDELFG, encoded by the coding sequence ATGGCAAAATTTCCATTCTCCGCCATCGTCGGACAAGACGAGATGAAGCAGGCGCTGCTTATGGCCGCGGTCGATGGCTCGCTTGGCGGGGTGATGGTCTTTGGCGATCGAGGCACGGGCAAAAGCACCGCAGCGCGCGCTTTGGCGAGCCTTCTGCCGCCGATTACCGCTCACTCAAATTGCCCCTATGGTGGCTCGAAAGAAGACGCTGAGAACTATCCGGATGTGTGCGGCGGAGGCCCTTTGCGCAAGCGGCCTGTGCCTTTCGTGGACTTGCCCCTTGGCGCGACAGAGGACCGGGTGGTTGGCTCGCTCGACCTTGAGAAAGCTCTGCGTTCGGGCGAAAAGGGGTTTGAACCCGGCCTTCTCGCCAAAGCGCACCGGGGCTTTCTCTACATCGATGAAATCAACCTTCTCGAAGACCACTTGGTGGACCTGCTCCTCGACGTGGCGGCGTCAGGTGAGAATGTGGTCGAGCGCGAAGGTTTGTCCGTTCGCCACCCGGCCAAATTCGTTCTGATCGGCAGCGGCAACCCGGAAGAGGGCGAACTGCGCCCGCAATTGCTCGACCGCTTTGGCCTCTCAGTCGAAGTGCGCACGCCAGAGACAATCGAGACCCGCGTTGAAATCATGCGCCTTGTCGCCGCAAACGAACGCGACCCCGAAGGCTTCGCGGCCCAATGGGCCGATGAGGACGCAAAGATCCTTAAACAAATCGCGCGCGGCAAAGCCAAGCTTGCGAAGTTGGAGCCGTCTGAAGACATCCTCACTGATGCCGCCCATCTGTGCATGGCGGTGGGCGCAGATGGCCTTCGCGGAGAGCTCACCTTGATGCGCGCCGCGCGTGCGCTCGCTGCCTTGCAAGGCGCGCGTTCAGTCAAGCGCGAGCATCTGATAGCGGTCGCGCCATCGGCCCTGCGCCACCGTTTGCGGCGCGATGTTCTGGATGAAACAGGCTCTACCGCGCGCATCACCCGCGCTATCGACGAGCTGTTCGGGTGA
- the bchC gene encoding chlorophyll synthesis pathway protein BchC yields MQSLAVILKGPERIALQALELSEPAPSDVLVDIAWSGISSGTEKLLFTGQMPDFPGMGYPLVPGYESIGRIVDAGKAAKGRIGEWVFVPGANCYADARGLFGGTAKTVMLPSPRALSVPEHLGSNGVLCALAATALHAINEGRVPELIIGHGVLGRLLARLTVALGEKAPTVWETAASRRAGGVGYDVIAPEDDSRTDYASIYDASGDAALLDALLGRLAKGGEITLAGFYKDRLSFAFPPAFMKEARLRIAAEWAPKDIAQTIALIEAGALDLEGLVTDHAPASQAVDAYPKAFSDPDCLKMVLDWREVA; encoded by the coding sequence ATGCAAAGTCTGGCTGTGATACTTAAGGGACCTGAGCGCATAGCGCTTCAGGCGCTTGAGCTGAGCGAGCCAGCGCCGAGCGATGTGCTTGTCGATATTGCATGGAGCGGGATCAGCTCGGGCACTGAAAAGCTCCTGTTTACCGGGCAAATGCCGGACTTTCCGGGCATGGGTTATCCGCTTGTGCCGGGTTACGAATCGATTGGCCGGATCGTTGACGCTGGCAAGGCGGCCAAGGGGCGGATTGGCGAATGGGTGTTCGTGCCGGGCGCCAATTGCTACGCTGATGCGCGCGGGCTTTTCGGCGGCACGGCAAAAACCGTGATGCTCCCATCACCGCGCGCTTTGAGCGTACCGGAGCATTTGGGTTCAAACGGCGTTTTGTGCGCGCTCGCCGCAACTGCGCTTCACGCGATCAACGAAGGCCGGGTGCCTGAACTTATTATCGGGCATGGCGTGCTTGGCCGGTTGCTTGCCCGCCTTACGGTTGCGCTTGGAGAAAAAGCGCCAACGGTCTGGGAAACGGCTGCGTCGCGCCGTGCTGGCGGTGTTGGCTATGACGTCATCGCGCCTGAGGATGACAGCCGCACCGACTACGCCTCGATTTACGATGCGAGCGGCGATGCAGCTCTGCTCGACGCACTTCTCGGACGGCTTGCCAAGGGCGGCGAGATTACGCTCGCAGGCTTTTACAAAGACCGGCTCAGCTTCGCCTTCCCGCCTGCTTTCATGAAAGAGGCTCGCCTGCGGATTGCAGCGGAATGGGCGCCCAAGGATATCGCGCAGACAATTGCGCTTATCGAGGCAGGCGCGCTCGATCTGGAGGGGCTTGTCACCGACCACGCACCAGCAAGCCAAGCGGTCGATGCCTATCCCAAGGCGTTCAGTGACCCCGATTGCCTCAAAATGGTTTTGGATTGGAGAGAAGTCGCATGA
- a CDS encoding ABC transporter ATP-binding protein: MSLEFQHIAHAYTGRTGRVEALSDIAFTAPTGKITCLLGSSGSGKSTLLNLAAGLLPVQSGSIRVGGEEIASANRNPPPEARPVGLVFQDGALFPHMTIAKNIAFGLSGGGSNAVIEQWLERVGLTGLGPRFPHELSGGQQQRAALARAMAPEPQVLLMDEPFASVDIVLRRRLRRDCRRLLREAGTTTILVTHDPEEALDIADHIAVMEGGRIVQFGTPEDLHDRPQTPSVGAIFGGAQVVAATREGESLRTSLGAWPLSCVAGDVPDRGELELLVHAEFLDCIEDASGLEVVDVHPLGVASRLVLQTASGEEITVQTTSEVKEGASYRVVPRDASVRAFAKG; this comes from the coding sequence GTGAGTCTTGAATTTCAACATATTGCCCATGCTTACACTGGTCGGACCGGGCGGGTGGAAGCCCTGTCGGACATCGCCTTTACAGCGCCTACAGGAAAAATCACCTGCCTGCTTGGCTCGTCAGGCTCAGGCAAGTCAACCTTGCTCAATCTGGCGGCGGGGCTTTTGCCAGTGCAATCGGGCAGTATCAGGGTGGGCGGTGAAGAAATCGCCAGCGCCAATCGCAACCCTCCTCCCGAAGCGCGGCCCGTGGGCCTGGTGTTTCAGGACGGCGCGCTGTTCCCGCATATGACGATAGCCAAGAACATCGCTTTTGGCCTTTCGGGCGGCGGGTCGAATGCGGTGATCGAACAATGGCTGGAGAGGGTGGGGCTCACCGGCCTTGGACCCCGTTTCCCGCACGAGCTTTCCGGCGGACAGCAACAACGCGCCGCCTTGGCCCGTGCAATGGCGCCAGAACCGCAAGTGCTGTTGATGGATGAACCCTTCGCTAGCGTCGACATCGTTCTTCGCCGCCGCCTTCGCCGCGATTGTCGCAGGCTTTTGCGCGAGGCAGGTACGACAACAATTCTGGTCACGCACGATCCCGAAGAAGCGCTGGACATTGCCGATCACATCGCCGTCATGGAAGGGGGGCGGATCGTGCAATTTGGTACGCCAGAGGATTTGCACGATCGCCCGCAGACCCCATCGGTCGGCGCAATTTTCGGCGGAGCGCAGGTGGTGGCAGCGACACGCGAAGGCGAAAGCTTGCGCACCAGCCTTGGCGCTTGGCCGCTGTCCTGCGTCGCCGGCGATGTGCCGGATAGGGGCGAATTGGAGTTGCTGGTCCACGCCGAATTCTTGGACTGCATTGAGGATGCGAGCGGCCTTGAGGTCGTCGATGTGCACCCGTTGGGCGTTGCCAGCAGGCTCGTTTTGCAAACGGCCTCTGGTGAAGAGATCACAGTGCAAACCACCTCCGAAGTGAAAGAAGGCGCATCCTACCGTGTGGTTCCGCGCGATGCGAGCGTGCGCGCCTTCGCAAAAGGATAG